The genomic interval AAAAGTCAATGTAGAACACTTTGAAGTATAGTGACTCATAGAAATACACTCATAGAAAGTATAGTGACTCATGATGGAGCATTTATAACACACTTCTCTTATGTCAACTGGAATTTGAACTAAATACCAGCTTCGCCAATTGTAAGGCATGGACAACAACAATTTATATTCAATTTTTTAATGAATACCAGCTTCACCAATTGTAAGGCATGAACGGCAATAAATTatagggtaaattcctcctatggtacttgatgtttggctacttggacaatttggtacctgatgtatgaaagcggacaatttggtacctaaagttatcaattttaggccattttggtacctctatcaattttgaccatattttcagggttatttccgtcattctAGTCCTAAATTCatcaaattcacatttttcttcctataattgcctctctttagagataattaaattgatatatctactacACTTAGCATatacttcgcatatatcgaaaataaattttttttcttaatatacttattgtatcctaattattttctgcaaaggaaataaattgcctttatgcaattgtaatttttatcaaaatatttttttaattacttataattaaaattaatttagattgatagctacattatgaaaacttatatgcgtaaatcatcacagatactaagtggatgagttatcaaatttttagtgataacttagaggcaatttggaggtattataaaaaaatgaagtaaagttgagataagatgacgaaaataaccctgaaaatatggtcaaaattgacataagtaccaaaatgacctaaatttgagaactttaggtaccaaattgtccgctttcatacatcaggtaccaaattgtccaagtagccaaacatcaggtaccatagaAGGAATTTACCCTAAATTATATTCAAATTTGTAAAAGCTTGATAATGAAAATAGTAATGCAAACCTGGACAACTCCAACAACAGGTGAGGAAGGCACATCCCCAAATATGTGGATTGCAACAGTAGATATGGCCATAGATAGTGGCCTCAAACTAGGTTTAACACAATGGAGAATAATATAATTTACAGGACCCTGCGAACAGAAATATGGAAATTGCAAGTAAGTATTCCATAGATGCCTTTTCCAGCTAAGGAGAGTATTAATGGCAACTAgctattttgtgtttaaactgtaaataataataataataataataataataataataataataatctgAAATGCATGCACTAGCAAGATAGGTGAATCAACAAAGCCCACCAAATAGTGGACAATTATATGATTAGATTTGTACCTGAGTTGCAAAGAGAAGTAGTTGCCCAGCTGCAAAAAGAGCTAGGAAACCATACATGTTCTTGAAGCAAAAGGCACCAAGGCATAATATTGCCCCAAGTAGAGTTGCTGTTGAAAGAAGCTGCAATAAGGTAGAAATATAGTATTTAGAGAGGCAAAAGGTGAACCGAAAAAATTATACAGCAAATAGAGTGAAGTTAATgactaaaagaaaataatgctCGACAGTGTCTACAGTCTACTAGATTGACATGAGAGAAAAGCTTCAAAATCTAAGATCCACATCCCAACTTCCTGATTAAAGCCCCACTGCTAATCTTTTTTAAGAAGTGGTTAACAGGAAAGGCACCAAAGATCATTTTACCTGCTAAAATGCAATCGCATGTCAACTTCACTTAATGATATCCTAGTGCAAAATCTGTGAaactctaaggcttctgatgagttATTAAAAATATGGAGTTTATTTTCACTCCTCAAGATTGTATCGCATCTCTAAACGGAATTTCCAGAAGGGCTATGAATGTTTATAGACTATTAGATGACATCAAACATAAGCAAAAAGAATGCCAATTAACAAAATCCAAACGTGAAAGATGAAGTAGCTCATTATTGCGCAAAGAGGAAAAGAAATAATGCCTAGAGCTTGGATAACATTTCTAGATCCTTCCTAATAAAAGTACAAGAATATCTACCTTGAAAGCATTGGTGATAGTATTAGACATGAAATCCAGAAGAACACCGCCTGCTAGTGTTCCTACTATTCCGCACACAATTGTCATACCTCCAAAAATCATATCTGCATTAGTCTGCCGAACACCATGAAAAATAAACCATGATTATAAAAACAGGGAAGTTTTACAGTGAAAAAGTTATTGTATGAAATGCAATTTCTTACcatatgatatatattataacCAGCCTTAGGCCCCCAATATGAGTATGAACCAATTACAAAGGTGTATGCTACGTAACCTAAGAATCGATAGTTCAGGAGAAAATTATTAGCAGCAAAGATCACTAAATTATTATCATATAttctcaaataaaaataaaaaaaggaagaaagctAGTTTACAGAGAGACCACAATGAACCACAGCACATACAAAAGATGATCGGTAGAGCAAAAGGTGGAGAAAGAAAAGTTACTGTACCAAGAACATCAATTATATAAACCCTGTCGACCAAAAGCTCCTTCATGTCTTTCATAAACCTTGAAAGATGATTTTTTATCCTTGTAGAAAGTTTTGGCCTGCCATAAATTAATAAGCTCATCAATTGCATCTATGGTAGGTACCAAAAAACTTTCCAAGATGCTGTCATGTTAGCACTAAAAACaataagtaaataaatatttatgaTTGCAGTAACTACCAGAGAATTAGAAAGGGAACTAATCAAAACAAAGTGCAACATGGAGGAAGAACGATATCATGGAATGAGGTTGTAAGACAACAACAGTTTTGCCTgttttgtaacttttgtttGTATTGTGAAGAGATAGGAGTCTCATGGTTTTTCTCTAGAGTCTTAGTTCTGTCTTTTGGTTATGAGTTATTTAAACATAAAGGtaaggaaaaaataaaataagaactTTCTTATCACGAAGACTAAAGGCGTCTCCTAAACAGATACAAACCACGATACAGTGACAGAGGCATCACCATCGGAAACAAAAGCCTATATCCTTTTCCAACCGTCTTGCATGCAATTAGGCGTCACAAACAAGTTATTAAATCAGTTTATTCCGGCTCCTTCGGAAAAATTGCTTCTATAACATTTGGGTCCTGCACTCATGTTTGCCCACTCATTTTACATACTTTGCTTCTACtttctttaaaattttctGCATATAAAAAAGCTTAAGGATGGATAACTCACTTTGGATGTTTCTGTATGGTAGAATTTGTTACATCTTCCTTCATCGAAACTGCCCTATCCTTGGGGTTCAAAGCACCTGAATTCATAGATTGGgtttcaaaacaaaattagCAACAGCCTAAGTCTTATTAATCTAAATAAATCTAACCAACAGATCAGAAAGATTCACTGTCCTGCTAAGAATAGGAGCTACAAAAAGGTAGTCAACAGTTTTTGGTGAAcgaatcaaacataaaattaaaaaaaaaaaaacatgttttCCACCCTTCCAGTCAGACAAGTTTATCTGctaaataattttgttgttcTAATAGCACTGTCCAAGAACTTGAGAATAGCATATTTCATTGCTTTCCATATCATAGTACTAGAGTTTAGTCCGCCAAAACCTTAGGAATGTGAAAAATTTTGATTATCAAGAAATATTCTTccataaaaaaacataatgatAGCATTGAGCTCTATCATGGAGAACTTTTACCAATTCAAAATCATAAAGTGTCAAGAATGAATGAAATAtgtcataaaaataaaacatctCAATTGCTTCATATATAACAAAGTTTCTTGGAGAAATTCTTATCAATTTTAAGCTCTTCAGTTACGCTAAATTGTGTTATGTGCAGACAAATCACCAGTGTTAGTACCTTGAACTTCTGAGACAGCCGTCTCCTGCACAATCAATGCTTCAGTAAATTCATCATTCTTAAAACCTGTAAGAAAAAATTGGTTAGTTATGCCGGCCAAAAAGTTGCTAATTACAATGAATCAATGCATAGAAGTACACCTTTCATCCGCAGAGGCTTCATAACAAATCCTAGAATAGCAAATGGTAGCATCAGAATTGCCTCTCCCCAAAATGCAACACGCCAACCGATATAAGATCCCACCTAATTAAGATAACAGACAATCATAAACTAATCAGAGTCCAAAAAAAGTGATATAGTTAGAAACAATGCAGAAACTTTATACATAGCAAGTACAATTGTACAGgaatattttcaaatatgcaTGATTTCCTGATCTAACAATTATTCGTTCATAAATCATGAAGCAATACGGTATATAAACTTACCAAGCCTCCATATACATAACCAAGAGCATATCCAGATGGTATGCACATGTAAAAAGTTGAAAGCCatatagttctctgagataaAAAGACATGATCAGTTGACAAAAAAATGCAGTAAGAATAATGAAGACAGAAACAAAAAGGCAATTACGTTATCAATATTTTTAAGAGAACATACATGATAAGAGGAGAGGCATGGCAGGTCGTAAAGAAAAGCTACACCTATTATCATATCCAAACGCTAATAATAATTCAGAAAAAgcatacaattgatcaactgAACCCAAGATGACTGCAACAATTAGCAATACAACATCTAATCTAATCCAAATATGTGCTACTATATACTTCTAATGGAATTAAGCATCATCGCATATGCCAATAAGATACTATAAGACCATCAagttgagaatatatatataggaggattttcaggtgcggacgtctgtaccttacgtaaggtacggattcGTCGATTCTGGCGATGGCATGCCGCAACAGCGGGGCGGACCACGACAGCTGCACTCCCCACCTCCCGGCAGTCCCGTCTATGCCGGTCGGAGATCCATCGGCAACCCACGGCGGCCGAAATCGCGAAATGGCAGGAATCTGCCcaaaaacttgatttttgcagattTCAGCCGTcgtgggtcgccgatggaTCTCCGACCGGTACATACGGGACCGCCGGGAGGTGGGGAGTGCAGCTGTCGTGGTCCGCCCCACCATTGTGGCCTGCTGTCACCGGAATCGGCGAATACGTAAAtcctattatatatatatatatatatatatatatatatatatatatatatatatacagggaGGTTACAGAGTGGACGTCCGCACACTCCCTTAAAGTGCGGACGTTTCCGACTCCGGCGACGGCGAGGCGCGGCGAAGGGGCACAGCTGCAATACCCACTACGGGGCGACTCCGTCTGTGCCggtcggagctccatcggaAACCCATGGCGGCCGAAAATCAATTTCTGGGTTTATTCTGGCGACTATgcgattccggccgccgtggtGAGTCCAGCTGAGCTGCTCCACCCCGCTGCTGAGCCTCGCCGTCGCCAGAAAAGGGACGTTGGTATATAAACCATGCACAAGCAGCCGATTATATCCAAAAGCGAATAATAGTTCAGAAAAAGCCACGGTCGTATTAACCCAAAATGATTGCAACCATTAGCACTACAACTACTAATGAATTTAGATATCTTTCACAATAAACTTATAACGGAATCAAGAGTCATTGTGTATGCCATAGTAACCCAAATAAATAGAAGTTGAGAACTTGCTCAAAAATTGTGTGAGATCTTAACAAGATTGTAAATTTCTAGCTAGTGATGAACATATTCTCTTTCCAGAGATGAAACCGATGCACCTGTTTTATTTTTCCAGACAAAGGTTATTCCTGCTTCAATGGGAAAACAAAATGATTACTGGTGCATAACAATACATGGAACTGAATAAGCTAAAAGTCAATCATAAACCCTCCATATTTATAGGCTGAAAGGGCAACTGAGGTTGAAGAATCTTACAGATTGCTATTTTAAATAGCTCACCTATACTCCATCAGTCCATCCGCACCTCATTTAAAACAACTAATAATTACAGTACCAACTGAAAGAATGGAAACCGCCCGTTACCCTCTGTCTAAGATGTATATGTAACCCTGTCTCCAAAGCCCCTCCACTATTCAGAAGCAATGAGGAGCTCAACGCTAAGGAGAAACCAGTCAAACTACTAGTAGACGAAAAGcccaacaagaaaaaaaaaaacaccatcACAAGAGACTACAAACACAACAGGTTCTCAGCTTAGCAAAATGGTATTAGAAAAATTCACGTGAAAATGACAAGGTCAAGCATTGTCTGATTTATTGGTGCTGATTTGAAACTTATAACTGAGATTGTTCTGTTCAGAATATCTGTAGCATATTACTGATGGGATCCTATATTAGTTTTCATAATATCTTTTCCCACCACCTTTGTTACTGAATGAGAACCTAATATGCTGCAGAATTTTAAGGCCCATGTATCGCGTTCTAAAAACAAAAGATATAAAGTTTAGCAAATCAAGCCAATCCCAACAAAATTGACAAAACGTGTTATGATCAGAGAGGTATCTTGGCAACAAAATTGAGAAGTTCTTAATCTTAAAGCATATACTCACTGCCTTAGTATCATCGTCTTTTCAACAGAAATGATGGCCAAAATATTACACTGTAATCACCTCaggttataaaaaaaatgcaaaaccatGGGTATTTACAGAAACAGAAGATCCAATACCTGAGCTGCTGGAGCATTATCATCAATGAACGGAGCTGCAAGACTGATAAATGAAGCCTCACCAACACCAACTAGCCTTTAAAGAACAGAACTTGGATCAATTCATGCAGCACCAACCAATATAGCATACATATAcccaacatcaacaaaatacaGCTAGGCCAGGGGTATATTAAGAACACATGAAGAATCAAGTCACTTACATGCGGCAGATGAAGAGAGACAAGAAGCTGAATGAAAAACCACAACCAGTTACAGCAAAAGTCCAAACTGACAATCCAACTCCAATGAGCCTAAATGGATTTACGCTGAAAAATTTGATAATACATACATGAGaattcaaaatataaatatggCTTCTCTAGTTGGTGACACACATTGATATGGATCTAGTAAGCTCCCAATCTTtggaaaaaataatttcatgCATGTTTTCAGATGAATTAGTAATACTCTAATACTTCTATGCAATAATTGAGAtcttaattcaatattatgcACCATCATGGCAGTTCAATGCAACAGGTCACGGTTACCTCTTTGCCAGTCCTGCAAAGACTGGAGATGCCACCAAAAGTCCAACCATAAAAGCTGACGATAGACATCCAACTGCAAAATTACTCAGTTCAAAATGCCCCCTACAATGAACAGAaattaagaagaaaaataagctCTCTGATGAAAATCCTTTACAGCAAGTAGACTGGTTAAAAATGGCAAAAGGAATCGTATTTAGCATGTGTAAGAAGCATACAAGAAACACCAGAAGCATGAAGATCAAAAAAGCTAGGGCATAGAATATAAAAGGACACACACTTTCCtctatttctttttccttcaaaCAACTCTCTAAACTAACTTAAGCAGTACCACACGCAGAATCAAACTACAAGTCTATAACTATGTCTGCAATGTGCAAAACTTTAACAAATCCTATTTATCAGAGAACAATTCCAGTTACTACTTCAGTCAGGTGCTACTAGAAAGTAGATGATCTTTATCATATGGAGACAagattggttttttttttaatttctcggtTAAAAAACATTTGTTTCTTAGCTCTCAAGGAACTTCCGGTATGTTTCAAAAATGACGGCATTTAAAAGACATTGTGGCAACCAACAGGAAAATTCAGCACAATTAAACAAACGTCAAGACACCCAGGATGTGAAAAGCCAAGGAAGGAAGGGAAGCAGGAAGTGACTCTTACTGTATGCCGGTAGCAGGTTTGCATATACCGTCCTTACATACTTCAAGGTTTCCATTCACACCGTTGCTTGATATTGCTCCTCGGTCCACATAATTTATCAAGTTAATCACACAGAATATGGAAAGTAACCTGCAATGACAAGGTGGGCAACACACATTCATTACAAACCCAAGACATCAAGATATTAATGGCTCCAAAAGTCACTCACAATCATTGGATAACCTTCACATGATACTCAACTCACCCCAATCTCAAAACTTTAATGGATTAACTAAACTTACTACCCAAAACTCCATAGCACCTTGCCTAATTACTAATGCACCATCCCATAAAAGTGTCTTAAAGGTATAAAAACAATACATTGATTCatcatttcaaattttcaattgtGCAGAAAGTCCCCTCCTTTCTGAAACCCATCAAACTAAAACAAACAAGcaaagaaaacccagaaacaaaattgaaaacttGGTACAAAAATGAATACAGAAAGATGACCTTCTGGGGGTGAACCAGGAAGGACGCTTTGGTTTCCTTCTCCTCAATGAGGTTGAGCCAATGGAGACGACTGACCTTGATCTTTCATGTTGAGGATTGGCCATAGACATATACCTGGAGGCCAATGTCTAATTTTCCAATGAAGAATCAAAAtccctttatatatattttatcccCAAGTCACTGTGACTTGGGTCTAAAATTTGGACACCCAAaatctctgtctctctctgtGTGTTCTTGGAATGTGATGATTTAAGGGTCTGCGTCCtcgtttgttttctttttcaacttTTATAAGACCAAACAGGAACAGAACAAGAACAAGTGCTGACCATCGAAATAAAGACAGAACAAGTGTCGTCCTAAGTTTTCGGCAAAAATAAGGAGTGGGGAAGGATGGATCCAGCTTTGGATTCAGCTTTaactaaaataacaaatattgGTTCGGTATCAATCATTCGAGTTTGATTCAGCTTTTGGGGCTTGTGCTTCTCTGTGTGTTGGTGCATTGATTAATCTGTGAATCTCCTTTGTTTCGTTATGACCCGTGACTGCTTATGAAATGGGGCTCGTCTTCGGACCCGAAAATAaacttgtttttatttttttggttttggttttgaatCTTTGATGATGACGAATGGAACCGTCTATTATGAGCCCACTCTCCGAGCGCCTAGCCGTTAGTTCTCAGATGTTATCTGAGAGCGCAGGAACAATGATTTGCGTTAAATAATTTACGGTTTGTGATGTAATTGAGTCTCTCACGTGCAGGCCTTCTTTTAGTATTCGAAACCCTAAGACTTTTCATTCGCCTCCTTCCATAAATGAAAAACCAACTTGTTCCCAATTAGAAAGATGGGTTATGATAGGAAGGCAAAGAAATCTGTAGGCATCATTGTGGGAAGGAATCTCTGCTGCAGCCATACGCAAAACTCTCGAGCAACCCATTGGAGGTGATTCGTTGAATTGTTTTTTTCACCGTGAAGAGAGATATGGAGGAAGAAACGTGATTCCGATATTTTCCGTCCAAATAAAGAAGGAAAGAGATGCAGTTCTGAAACCTCATACAAAAGTGAGGGGGGATCGGGCAGCACCAAGTAaatgattgttttgaaaatcaGCTTCGGCCTTAGTCGAGATTTGTTGTTGAGTTGTCCTTAATCTTATTTATGCTTCTGTCATTACAAGTGTTAATCAGGGTTGTGTaacaattgaaaatatattatGGAAAATGAGTTGTAGCAGGCAAATTATTGTAAATGCTTCCTCCTCTTCTCAACCATTAGAATTGTTACATATAGACTTCATGAGACCATCTGCTACTGTAAGTATGGCAGGTAAGGAATATATCTTTGTTATAGTTGATGATTATTCTCGTTTACTTAGGTTGATTTTCTATAGGATAAGAGTGATATTTTTGATTCTTTCGGAAAAAAAATGAGTAAACAACTTGTAGTGGAAAAACAACAAGATAATTTACAAATTACTAGAATTAGATTTGACAATGGAACTGAAtttaaaaatttcaaagtttctAAATTGTCGAGATTACAGTGTGTTTCATAAGTTTTTAGCACCCATAACCCCTCAGCAGAATGTAATAGCTTAACATAAAAACAAATCCTTATTGGACATGGCAAGGGTAATGTTACATTCATCTGGTTTAAGTGAGAATTTATGGGCTGAAGCAGTAAATATTGTATGCTATGTTGGAAATAGAGTTCTTCTTCATTCAGGTACAAAGAATACTCCATATGAACTATGGAAAGGTAAGCAACGCGATGTAAgttattttcatgtttttggAAATCCTTGCTATATATTAAAAGATCGTGAACATCTTGCTAAATTTGCTCCAAGATCAGATGTAGGTATTTTCTTGGTTATTCTCTTGACAGTCGTGCCTATAGAGTGTATAATAAAGAAACTAGAACTGTCATGGATTCCATAACTGTTTTTGTTGATGATAATTTTGATGAGTCTAATTTATCTGATGCAAATTTAACTAGCTCAAAAGATAAGAATGTACAATCATAGGAAGAAGCCACGAAAGTAGACAAAAATCTACAACCAGCAACAAAATATCGAACTGGATTCAAGCTGGTTAGGAAAGATCATTCATCCACTGATATTATTGGTGATACTGGAGAAGGCATGCACACAAGAGAGAGAATTATTGAGATTATATCATCCAAAGAAGATGACTCTGGATTCTCCAACACAGAGATTGTGGAAATAAACAAAGCTCTAGTAAGTTTTATTAAAGAAAAAGTTAAAGAAATTAACAAACTaaaatgttttggttttgtttctttgattgAACCTAAAAATATCAACGAGGCTCTTCTAGATGATGATTGGATCAATGCAATACAAGAAGAACTCAACCAATTTGAAAAGAATTTGGTATGGATTCTTGTTCCTCGTCCTAAAAATACTAATATTGTTGGTACTAAGTGGATTTTCAGGAATAAAATGGATGAACATGGCACAATTACGAGGAATAAAGCTAGACTAGTTGCTCAAGGATATTCTCAGGTTGAATGCTTGGATTTTGATGAAATCTTTGCTCTTGTAACCCGACTTGAATCCATCAGGCTTTTGCTAGCCATTGCGTGTCACCGTAAGTTTAAGCTActtcaaatggatgtaaaaacTGCTTTTTTAAATGGTGAAGTACATGAGGAAGTGTTTGTTGAACAACCTCCAGGATTCAAAGATATTCACCATCTTGATTATGTTTGGAAACTTAAAAAGATTTTTTATGGTCTAAAACAAGCTCCTCATTCCTAGTATGATAAACTATCTACTTATCTTATATCACAAGGATATTTTTGTTGTACTGTAGACAAAACCCTGTTTGTTAAACATGTTGGAAGTCATCTCATGGTTGCAcaaatatatgttgatgatattgttTTTGGGTCTACTTCTGATGCTCTAGTAAAAG from Argentina anserina chromosome 2, drPotAnse1.1, whole genome shotgun sequence carries:
- the LOC126783186 gene encoding probable sphingolipid transporter spinster homolog 2 — protein: MSMANPQHERSRSVVSIGSTSLRRRKPKRPSWFTPRRLLSIFCVINLINYVDRGAISSNGVNGNLEVCKDGICKPATGIQGHFELSNFAVGCLSSAFMVGLLVASPVFAGLAKSVNPFRLIGVGLSVWTFAVTGCGFSFSFLSLFICRMLVGVGEASFISLAAPFIDDNAPAAQRTIWLSTFYMCIPSGYALGYVYGGLVGSYIGWRVAFWGEAILMLPFAILGFVMKPLRMKGFKNDEFTEALIVQETAVSEVQGALNPKDRAVSMKEDVTNSTIQKHPKPKLSTRIKNHLSRFMKDMKELLVDRVYIIDVLGYVAYTFVIGSYSYWGPKAGYNIYHMTNADMIFGGMTIVCGIVGTLAGGVLLDFMSNTITNAFKLLSTATLLGAILCLGAFCFKNMYGFLALFAAGQLLLFATQGPVNYIILHCVKPSLRPLSMAISTVAIHIFGDVPSSPVVGVVQDHLKNWRSTALILTSILVPAAGIWFAGIFMDSVDKCEEESDDEESDDEITTEMPSLEEKKTETTESAV